The Nonlabens sp. Hel1_33_55 genome contains the following window.
AGACTGCGCATAGGATCAGTTTTTAAAAGCGATCTGCGACTTGCGAAAGAATGCCAGCAGTTATTTACCGAAGATGACGTCAAGCATGCAGAAAGCGTCTTGTACCATTGGGAATATGAGTATGATGAGGATGTTGAAGAACCCATTGTACATTATTACAATTCCTATTTCTAAAAATTTTTGATTACGCCTTTGGCAAAAAATGTATCCCGATTATTTTTAGATCAATGCTATGTTTTAATAGTTGGTTTTTATTTTAGCGGCTTAAAATATACTCCATGGTCAAAAATTACTTGCAAATAACCGTAGCAGTATTCCTACTCTTGATATTACAATCCTGTGATTCAACACTGTGCGATGAGGGATTTACAGAAGTTGATCAAAATGGCGGCACTGTTTGCCTGCCCGATTATGTTGTCGGTATTGAAAAATCAACCTGGTTAGGAACTGACTTTTATCACAGTGACTTTGGAGTTATTGCTTTTAAAGATGGCTCATGGGTCACGTCATACGGTGAGAAGCTAGAACTTTCAGATCTGGACTAGCCTACTTCTTTTATTGAAACAGATGGTTTTAGTAGTTGCGTATTAGACAAAACTCTAATTTAGTTTCATAAAGAAATTCATTTTATAGATGCAGACTTTAGTTCATTATTTTCTGCATTTTGGAGCGCCTTTCATTATTGCCTATGTCTTTTTTAGATCGCAATGGAAAAAGGCATATTTGATACTGCTGGCTACTATGTTGGTAGATTTGGATCATTTGCTGGCTACCCCTATTTTTCAGGCAGATCGTTGCAGTATCAACTTTCACCTATTACACACCCATTACGCGATGATAATTTATGTGGTGTTGCTTTTCTTTAAAGGTCCATTGAGAATCATAGGCATCGGTCTCTTGTTCCACATGGTTACAGATACCGTGGATTGCTTATTTACATATTCCAATTGTAAGGAATGTCTTGCCACATCGCCAGCGATTGGGTTATTGGAAACCATCGCAAGCCTGCTGAACATATGAATTTTGAATATTAGTTCGCTTTCGCGAAAGCGATATCCTCATCATCTCACTTATCAAACTGACTTTAA
Protein-coding sequences here:
- a CDS encoding DUF6122 family protein: MQTLVHYFLHFGAPFIIAYVFFRSQWKKAYLILLATMLVDLDHLLATPIFQADRCSINFHLLHTHYAMIIYVVLLFFKGPLRIIGIGLLFHMVTDTVDCLFTYSNCKECLATSPAIGLLETIASLLNI